The DNA sequence GCCGAGCTTCTTATTTCTTCTATAGTATTTTCGGGAATTCGCATATTTTAATTTCGAAGTTTAAAAATCAATTTTGGAAGTTTTGCACTAATAAAATAACATAAAATTATCTCAAATCTAAAATTGTTAATGTGCAATTGGATTTTTCAATTTATTATATTTAAAAATTACTTTTTGAAAGATATAAAATGAACGAAATTAAATATTGCAATTCGCTTACTAAATACAGCCGATTTGTAACTCGCGAAGTAAAAATTGGAGAAATTTCTTTAGGAAATGGAAATCCAATTCGTGTTCAATCGATGACAACAACAAATACGATGGATACAATTGCGACTGTTGAGCAATCGATAAGAATGACAAATGCTGGATGCGAATTAGTTAGAATTACGGCTCCAAGTATTAACGAAGCAAAAAACTTAAAAAATATTAAAGATGAATTACACAAACGAGGTTATAAAGTTCCGCTAATTGCCGATATACATTTTACGCCAAATGCCGCAGAAGAAGCCGCAAGAATTATTGAAAAAGTTAGAGTAAACCCCGGAAACTATATTGATAAAAAGAAGTTCCAGCAAATTGAATACACAGATTTAGAATACGAAGAAGAAATTGAAAGAATAAGAATTAAATTTTCCCCGCTTGTAAAAATTTGCAAAGAGTATGGAACCGCAATGCGCATAGGCACAAACCACGGTTCGCTTTCGGATAGAATTATGAGCAGATACGGAGATACTCCGCTTGGAATGGTTGAATCTGCGCTTGAGTTTTTAAGAATTTGCGAAGATTTAGATTATCACCAAATTGTACTTTCTATGAAAGCAAGCAATCCGCAAGTTATGGTTCAAGCTTACAGATTACTTGTGAACAAAATGATTTCTGAAAATATGAATTATCCTTTGCATCTTGGAGTTACGGAAGCCGGCGATGGCGAAGATGGAAGAATAAAATCTGCACTTGGAATTGGAGCTTTACTTGAAGATGGTTTGGGTGATACAATCAGAGTTTCATTAACCGAAGAACCGGAACATGAAATTCCCGTTGCGCTGGCTTTGGTTAACAGATATTCAAATAGAATTCCGCATAAAGAAATTCCGGGAATTATTAATCTTCCGTACGATCCGTTTAGTTATTTGAAAATCCCTTCATATCCAATAAATAATTTTGGTGATAAAAATTCTCCCCGAGTAATCGCAGAAATTTCCGATAAAGAAATTGTTAATAATGATTTGAAGAAACTCGGTTTAACTTATTTACCGGATTTGGATAAATGGAATATTGGCGATCAAGCTCCGGATTATATTTTTGCAGGTGATCAAAATGTAAATACAAATTTGCCGGAAAGTTTAGATATAATTCAAAATTATAATTCGTGGCTGAATAATTCTGATAATCATAAATTTCATCCATTATTTAAATTTGAGGAATTTTTATCTGCGTCAAAAAAATCAAACATTTTAAATTTTGTTGAAATAAATATTGAAGATGTTTTTGATGAAAAATTTGCTCAATTAAAAAATCAGAAAAATATTGTTTTTGTAATTACGACAAATAACAATCATGGATTAGCCGAGCAAAGAAGAATTTTTATCGAATTAACAAATTTGGGTTTTAATCAACCAACAATTATTAAACGGGAATATGATGTAAATAATTTTGAAAATTTAAGATTATTTGCTGCAACTGATTTGGGAAGTTTATTTATCGAAGGATTTGGCGATGGCGTTTGGCTTACAAATAACTCGGCTAAATTTTCATCTGAAGAAATTAACAGAACTTTGTTCGGAATTCTTCAAGCAGCAAGAGTTAGAATTTCTAAAACTGAATATATTGCTTGTCCCTCTTGCGGAAGAACACTTTTTGATTTGGTTGAAGTAACTAATAAAATCCGTGAAAGAACCGGACATTTAAAAGGTGTAAAAATTGGAATAATGGGATGCATTGTAAACGGTCCGGGAGAAATGGCTGATGCAGATTATGGTTATGTTGGTTCGGGTCCGGGAAAAATTACACTTTACAGAGGAAAGGAAGTTATTAAAAAAAGTATTTCCTCGGAAAAAGCAGTTGATGGTTTGATTGAATTAATTAAAGAAGATGGCATTTGGATTGAGCCGGTGGACATGTGAAATGTGAAACATCAAAGGTAAAAAGAAAAGCCCAACATAAAAATGTTGAGCCTTTAAAAAATTAACTTTTCTTTACTTCGGCCGCAACGTTTGGAGAAACTAAAAGTCGTCCGCAAGATTCACAAGTAAATAATCTATTGCTTGTTCTAATTTCAATTTGTCTTTGCGGAGGAACAACATTATGGCAGCCGGTGCAAGCGCCTCTGTTAATTGTCGCAACTGCTTTTCCACCTAATGCTTTTCTAATTCTTGTATAAGTATTGTAATCAGATTTTCTAACTTTTTCTGCAACTTCTTCTCTTTTAGAATTTAATTTTGTTTCTTCTCTTTCGTTTGCTTTTACAATTGTCTTTAATTCTTCTTCTTTAATTTTTACTTCGGCTAACAAATCTTTTAACTGCGGCTCTACTTCTTGAATTTCATTTTTCAATTTCTGAACTTTATTTTCAAGCTCGGTATTTTCAGATTCCAAAACTTTTATTTTTTCTTCGGAATGTTCAATTTCCTTTGTCAGCGCATCATACTCTTTATTATTGCGAACTTGATATAATTGAGTTTTAAACTTTTTCAAACTCGAATTCAATCTTTCAATTTCATTTTCATTTGATTTCATTACTTCCAAACCGGAATTCTTTTCATCTTCTTTCAAACTTACCGATTCTTTAATTGTTTGAATTTGCGAGTTCAAGGTATTGACTTCAATTGGTAAATCCCCCCTTAATTCTTGGAGAGTATCAAGTTCGTCGTCAATTAACTGAAGCTCAAAAAGTGTTGATAATCGATTAATCAATTTATTTAACTCCTTCTGTTATTAAAATACTTTACCGGATTTGTTGAACCGGAATATTTATAAATTTTTATGTTTTCAGATTTTTCCGAAATGAATTTTTCTAAATTTTTCTTTACTGCATTTAAAGAATGAATTTCTGTTTCGTAATGCCCCGAATCAATAAATAGAATTTTATTTTCCGCATCTTGAAATGAATGATATTTTATGTCTGCTGTTACAAATGCATCTGCTTTATTTTTTATTGCTGAGTTTAATAAATCAGATCCGCTGCCACCGCAAACTGCAACTTTATTTATTTTCTTATTTCCAAAATTTGAGTAACGTAAATTTTCTGATTTTAATTTTTCCGAAACGAAATTTAAAAATTCATCTTTGTTCAAACTTTTCTTCAGATTTCCGATTGCACCAAATCCATAATTTAAATTTTCATTTTTCAATTCATAAACATCAAACGCCGGTTCTTCATAAGGATGATATTGTTTTAAAGTATTAATTACTTTTTTCAAATTCCAAGAATCAACAATTACTTCAAATCTAACTTCATCAACTTTTTCAAACTTTTGCTTTTCACCAATTTTAGGATTTGTATTTTCACTTCCTAAAAAAGTTCCTTTTCCATTTAACTGAAAACTGCATTTCTCATATTCGCCAATAATTCCCGCACCAGCTTTAAACATTTCTTCAGAAACTTTTTCAATATTTTCTTGAGGAATAAATGCAATAATTTTATATTGATTGGAATTTTGGTTTTCCAAAAATTTTATGTTTTGTAATTCTAAAACTTTGGCAAGTTCAAAACTTACGCCGTCTTTTGTAAAATCTAAATTTGTGTGTGCAGAAAAAAGTGTGATATTATTTTTTATTAGCTTTTCAATAATTTGGGATTTAAGATCGGATGTTGTATCAATTTTTTTTAAAGGTTTGAATAAAAACGGATGATGTGTAAATATAAAATTGCAATTTTTCTTTAAGGCTTCGGTTAACGCATTTTCAG is a window from the Ignavibacteriota bacterium genome containing:
- a CDS encoding Nif3-like dinuclear metal center hexameric protein; amino-acid sequence: MVTQNIIEHIENWAPPAISWEKDNVGLQIGSTKEKVKNIFLCLELTENALTEALKKNCNFIFTHHPFLFKPLKKIDTTSDLKSQIIEKLIKNNITLFSAHTNLDFTKDGVSFELAKVLELQNIKFLENQNSNQYKIIAFIPQENIEKVSEEMFKAGAGIIGEYEKCSFQLNGKGTFLGSENTNPKIGEKQKFEKVDEVRFEVIVDSWNLKKVINTLKQYHPYEEPAFDVYELKNENLNYGFGAIGNLKKSLNKDEFLNFVSEKLKSENLRYSNFGNKKINKVAVCGGSGSDLLNSAIKNKADAFVTADIKYHSFQDAENKILFIDSGHYETEIHSLNAVKKNLEKFISEKSENIKIYKYSGSTNPVKYFNNRRS
- the ispG gene encoding (E)-4-hydroxy-3-methylbut-2-enyl-diphosphate synthase, whose amino-acid sequence is MNEIKYCNSLTKYSRFVTREVKIGEISLGNGNPIRVQSMTTTNTMDTIATVEQSIRMTNAGCELVRITAPSINEAKNLKNIKDELHKRGYKVPLIADIHFTPNAAEEAARIIEKVRVNPGNYIDKKKFQQIEYTDLEYEEEIERIRIKFSPLVKICKEYGTAMRIGTNHGSLSDRIMSRYGDTPLGMVESALEFLRICEDLDYHQIVLSMKASNPQVMVQAYRLLVNKMISENMNYPLHLGVTEAGDGEDGRIKSALGIGALLEDGLGDTIRVSLTEEPEHEIPVALALVNRYSNRIPHKEIPGIINLPYDPFSYLKIPSYPINNFGDKNSPRVIAEISDKEIVNNDLKKLGLTYLPDLDKWNIGDQAPDYIFAGDQNVNTNLPESLDIIQNYNSWLNNSDNHKFHPLFKFEEFLSASKKSNILNFVEINIEDVFDEKFAQLKNQKNIVFVITTNNNHGLAEQRRIFIELTNLGFNQPTIIKREYDVNNFENLRLFAATDLGSLFIEGFGDGVWLTNNSAKFSSEEINRTLFGILQAARVRISKTEYIACPSCGRTLFDLVEVTNKIRERTGHLKGVKIGIMGCIVNGPGEMADADYGYVGSGPGKITLYRGKEVIKKSISSEKAVDGLIELIKEDGIWIEPVDM